A genomic segment from Rahnella aceris encodes:
- the tadA gene encoding tRNA adenosine(34) deaminase TadA encodes MIEVEVADAELAVINDDEHWMRHAMNLALKAQDEGEVPVGAVLVLDNQVIGEGWNRSIGHHDPTAHAEIMALRQGGNAVQNYRLLNATLYVTLEPCVMCAGAMIHSRIRRVVYGAADAKTGAAGSLLDVLRHPGMNHQVEITAGVLAEACSEQLSAFFRFRRSQKKALRLAERAAQAGDAADDQA; translated from the coding sequence ATGATTGAGGTTGAAGTGGCAGACGCAGAGTTGGCAGTAATAAATGATGATGAACACTGGATGCGACATGCTATGAATCTGGCGCTGAAAGCGCAGGATGAGGGTGAAGTGCCTGTGGGGGCGGTACTGGTTTTAGACAATCAGGTGATTGGTGAAGGCTGGAACCGGTCTATCGGCCATCATGATCCGACAGCGCATGCCGAAATCATGGCATTACGTCAGGGCGGCAACGCCGTGCAAAATTATCGTCTGCTCAATGCCACATTGTACGTTACGCTGGAACCTTGTGTTATGTGCGCGGGGGCGATGATCCACAGCCGGATCCGTCGCGTGGTGTATGGTGCCGCTGATGCCAAAACCGGCGCAGCGGGCTCTTTGCTCGATGTATTGCGCCATCCGGGCATGAATCATCAGGTGGAGATTACGGCGGGTGTGCTGGCAGAAGCGTGTTCGGAACAACTGAGTGCATTTTTTCGTTTTCGCCGCAGCCAGAAAAAAGCGCTGCGACTGGCAGAGCGTGCCGCGCAGGCCGGTGATGCGGCAGATGATCAGGCCTGA
- the yfhb gene encoding phosphatidylglycerophosphatase C translates to MSTKPDRRVVFFDLDGTLHQQDMFGSFLRFLLRRMPQNLILVVPVLPLVGIGLFIHGRAARWPMSLLLWSITFGHGEARLKALELQFVAAFREKVVEFPVVQRRLREYLDSEDTEVWLITGSPENLVQQVYNTSLFLPQVRLVGSRIARGKGGWVLPLRCLGEEKVVQLESRIGSPLKLYSGYSDSKQDNPLLFFCEHRFRVSKQGELQQLE, encoded by the coding sequence TTGAGTACGAAGCCTGATCGGCGGGTGGTCTTTTTTGATCTTGATGGCACCCTGCACCAGCAGGATATGTTCGGTAGCTTTCTGCGGTTTTTGCTCAGGCGGATGCCGCAGAATCTGATTTTAGTCGTGCCGGTTCTGCCGCTGGTGGGAATCGGACTGTTTATTCACGGGCGCGCCGCGCGCTGGCCCATGAGCCTGTTGCTGTGGTCGATTACTTTCGGCCACGGTGAAGCGCGTCTGAAAGCACTGGAGCTGCAATTTGTCGCTGCGTTTCGCGAGAAAGTGGTGGAGTTTCCGGTGGTGCAGCGCAGGCTGCGTGAATATCTCGACAGCGAGGATACCGAAGTCTGGCTGATCACCGGGTCGCCGGAAAATCTGGTGCAGCAGGTCTATAATACGTCCCTGTTTTTGCCGCAGGTTCGTCTGGTCGGCAGCCGGATCGCCCGTGGCAAAGGCGGATGGGTGCTGCCCTTGCGTTGTCTGGGTGAAGAGAAAGTCGTGCAACTCGAAAGCCGCATTGGCTCACCGCTTAAACTTTACAGCGGATACAGCGACAGCAAACAGGACAATCCGTTGTTGTTCTTTTGTGAGCATCGTTTTCGCGTCAGTAAACAGGGCGAGTTACAGCAACTGGAATAA